A DNA window from Branchiostoma floridae strain S238N-H82 unplaced genomic scaffold, Bfl_VNyyK Sc7u5tJ_1477, whole genome shotgun sequence contains the following coding sequences:
- the LOC118407805 gene encoding TNF receptor-associated factor 2-like — translation MERGGSDDEGRSGDTPEESRGSPNGQDDNNVLGAQRLRHRVNHLSYLIDTLLHSLAHQSDCREREARLGFVRNELHQLQRIYNDLCNTHAALDNRTREILDTMCEQLFRKLPSIVQQLATCENRRRRDKEKIKELQNRLRSNERILARHETALEERDSRLSTLEFGSYDGKLTWKIDDFKHRRQNAISGKDIKIDSPNFYTSRYGYKMFARIYLDGDGEGKGTHISVFLVIVKGDYDQLLTWPFRQKITFECVDQNGGSGVMESYRPDVASAAFKRPTNTANIASGCPLFVPLSELKNTHRALVKDDTMFMKVTVDVSNLN, via the exons ATGGAGAGAGGAGGCAGCGATGATGAAGGCAGGAGCGGGGACACTCCAGAAGAGAGCCGGGGTAGTCCTAACGGACAGGACGACAACAATGTACTCGGTGCACAGCGACTTCGGCACCGCGTCAACCACCTCTCTTATCTGATCGACACATTGCTACACTCTTTGGCCCACCAGTCTGACTGCAGGGAACGTGAAGCAAGGCTGGGATTCGTGCGAAACGAACTGCACCAGCTACAACGCATCTACAACGACTTATGTAACACGCACGCTGCCTTAGACAACCGTACGCGCGAAATCCTCGACACGATGTGCGAGCAGCTCTTCCGTAAGCTACCCAGTATAGTTCAGCAGCTCGCGACATGTGAGAACCGTCGTCGTCGCGACAAGGAGAAGATCAAGGAACTCCAAAATAGGCTCCGCTCTAACGAGAGAATCCTGGCTCGCCATGAAACCGCACTTGAGGAAAGGGACAGTCGTCTCTCTACCTTAGAATTTGGCAGCTACGATGGCAAGCTTACATGGAAGATCGACGATTTCAAGCACAGGCGACAAAACGCCATCTCGGGGAAGGATATAAAAATCGATTCTCCTAATTTCTACACAAGTCGTTACGGATACAAGATGTTTGCTCGTATCTACTTGGACGGAGACGGCGAGGGAAAGGGAACGCACATCTCCGTGTTCTTAGTCATCGTGAAGGGAGACTACGACCAACTTCTGACGTGGCCTTTCCGCCAGAAG ATCACTTTCGAATGTGTGGACCAGAATGGAGGTTCTGGCGTGATGGAATCCTACCGCCCAGACGTCGCAAGTGCTGCCTTTAAG CGCCCTACCAATACTGCAAACATTGCCAGTGGCTGTCCACTGTTCGTGCCGCTCAGTGAGCTCAAGAACACCCACCGTGCCTTAGTCAAGGATGACACCATGTTCATGAAGGTGACAGTGGATGTCTCCAACCTCAACTGA
- the LOC118407808 gene encoding uncharacterized protein LOC118407808 → MYVPEKDGLNYLHRREDHCHLLKRIAGHLRKEPPRWFDHHALEEALHPQDGEPKPGLTEAALFGFRKQSVTDAEILLSYNMVRFLRHRGYHREACYIEVVAGWHEAADGRGLSEEERKEKNTAMMDMILDELMPYHRSPPWRRYPPDFSTLDINRFGRGVLGWSRETLIAVTTNIESMELRRSESATIGYEEHPRASTTDDVECFFAGLHRHMGNTFTLKELHARWPTEVREFSKRIDPDLPFYYWTISERFREAEDTYPSFNDDPEDGRLRLHRLRTCRREDASIFTTARGVLPVRNRGTIRQILHRPEVPLPEVPNSLPPV, encoded by the exons ATGTATGTCCCAGAGAAAGACGGCCTCAACTACCTTCACAGAAGAGAAGATCATTGCCATCTCCTCAAGAGAATTGCTGGTCACCTCAGAAAAGAGCCTCCCCGGTGGTTTGACCACCATGCTCTCGAAGAAGCGCTCCATCCGCAAGATGGTGAGCCCAAGCCAGGGCTAACAGAGGCAGCCCTGTTTGGTTTCCGAAAGCAGTCTGTCACCGATGCAGAGATCTTGCTGTCCTACAACATGGTCAGGTTTCTCCGACACAGAGGGTATCACCGGGAAGCATGCTATATCGAAGTCGTTGCTGGATGGCATGAAGCAGCTGATGGCCGAGGGCTTTCAGAGGAAGAGAGGAAGGAGAAGAACACAGCCATGATGGACATGATCCTTGATGAGCTGATGCCATATCACCGTTCCCCCCCATGGCGCCGTTACCCCCCAGACTTCTCAACTCTTGACATCAACAG GTTCGGTCGAGGAGTACTTGGGTGGAGCCGAGAAACCCTCATCGCGGTCACAACAAATATCGAGTCAATGGAGCTGCGGAGAAGTGAGAGTGCGACAATTGGCTATGAAGAGCATCCAAGAGCGAGCACGACAGACGATGTAGAGTGTTTCTTTGCTGGACTTCACCGACACATGGGAAACACCTTTACCCTCAAGGAGTTGCATGCTCGATGGCCTACAGAAGTCAG GGAATTCTCAAAGAGAATTGACCCGGACCTGCCTTTCTACTACTGGACAATCAGTGAGAGGTTCAGGGAAGCAGAAGACACTTACCCATCCTTCAATGATGACCCTGAGGATGGTCGTCTGCGCCTCCACCGACTGCGCACTTGTAGAAGGGAAGACGCTTCGATTTTCACAACTGCAAGGGGTGTCCTGCCGGTCAGGAACAGGGGGACCATCAGGCAGATACTGCACAGACCAGAAGTGCCACTGCCTGAGGTCCCAAATAGCTTGCCACCTGTTTAG